A single genomic interval of Hevea brasiliensis isolate MT/VB/25A 57/8 chromosome 4, ASM3005281v1, whole genome shotgun sequence harbors:
- the LOC110647156 gene encoding protein NDR1: protein MPDSGGGCCRCCCSFIFTLGLTALFMWLSLRTSSPKCLLQRIYIPALDKTLNPPGNTTLFFELRLENTNKDKGVYYDPVNVTFFDNPNRNHSIGNFTIVKFYQGHKKKATKGGDFNASGLDLAAVSREISNGSAIFQVDMETSVRYKIMAWKTKRHRIMVGARVNISDQGTQVNPKKRIKLGSSAEMIGSSYGKTIGSLSLFFFLIYGEF from the coding sequence ATGCCGGATTCCGGTGGTGGTtgctgcaggtgctgttgcagctTCATATTCACTCTAGGCCTAACAGCTCTGTTCATGTGGCTAAGCCTGCGTACCTCGAGCCCCAAATGTTTACTCCAACGAATTTACATTCCAGCACTTGACAAGACCCTAAATCCTCCAGGAAACACCACTCTTTTCTTTGAGCTCAGACTGGAGAACACCAACAAAGACAAGGGAGTCTACTACGATCCAGTAAACGTAACATTTTTTGACAACCCAAACAGGAATCACTCTATAGGGAATTTCACCATCGTAAAGTTTTATCAAGGGCATAAGAAGAAGGCAACGAAGGGCGGTGATTTTAACGCCAGTGGACTTGACTTGGCAGCGGTTTCGCGGGAGATTTCTAATGGGTCAGCGATTTTCCAGGTGGATATGGAGACTTCGGTGAGGTACAAGATTATGGCATGGAAGACAAAGAGGCATAGGATCATGGTGGGAGCCCGTGTGAATATCAGCGATCAAGGAACTCAAGTCAATCCCAAGAAGCGTATAAAGCTGGGTTCAAGTGCAGAAATGATTGGGAGTTCTTACGGGAAAACAATTGGGAGTttgtcacttttttttttcttaatttatggtgagttttaa
- the LOC110632713 gene encoding GDP-mannose transporter GONST1 isoform X1, protein MEDISKVGRIGERGLKLHELNGIVDQTTSPIRKEIVNRSSFAMKSHENDEIDLEDGKLEKDRDKTARSNRVIKIQNQALLSGLAYCISSCSMILVNKLVLSTYDFNAGISLMLYQNLISVIIVSVLSFLGIISTEPLTWQLIKVWLPVNVIFVGMLVTSMFSLKYINVAMVTVLKNVTNVITALGEMYLFSKHHDSRVWAALFLMIISAISGGITDLSFHAVGYAWQIINCFLTASYSLTLRRVMDTAKQVTRSGNLNEFSMVLLNNTLSLPLGIILIYVFNEVEYLSKTPLLRLPLFWLVMTLSGFLGLAISFTSLWFLHQTGATTYSLVGSLNKIPLSIAGILLFKVPTSLENSASIFFGLLAGVFFARAKMRERS, encoded by the exons ATGGAAGACATAAGTAAGGTTGGCCGAATTGGGGAAAGAGGCCTCAAACTTCATGAGTTAAATGGGATAGTAGACCAGACTACTAGTCCAATAAGAAAAGAAATAGTTAACAG GTCATCTTTTGCAATGAAGTCTCATGAAAATGATGAAATTGACTTGGAAGATGGAAAGTTGGAAAAGGACAGAGACAAAACAGCACGTAGTAATAGAGTCATTAAAATACAAAATCAAGCCTTATTATCTGGCCTTGCATATTGCATTTCCTCCTGCAGTATGATACTGGTGAACAAGCTGGTGCTTTCCACCTACGATTTTAATGCCGGGATATCTTTGATGCTGTACCAG AATCTTATATCAGTGATTATTGTATCAGTATTGAGTTTTCTGGGCATAATATCAACTGAACCACTAACCTGGCAATTGATTAAGGTCTGGTTGCCTGTGAATGTTATATTTGTTGGAATGCTGGTTACAAGCATGTTTAG TTTGAAATACATTAATGTTGCTATGGTCACAGTCCTGAAGAATGTTACTAATGTGATAACTGCCCTTGGTGAAATGTATCTATTCAGTAAGCACCACGACAGCAGAGTATGGGCGGCTCTGTTCTTAATG ATCATTTCAGCAATTTCTGGAGGGATTACTGATCTGTCTTTTCATGCTGTTGGCTATGCATGGCAGATAATCAACTGTTTTTTAACTGCATCTTATTCT CTGACCCTACGGAGGGTCATGGATACAGCAAAGCAAGTCACCAGATCTGGAAACTTGAACGAGTTTTCAATGGTTTTGCTAAATAATACCCTATCATTACCTTTGGGAATTATTCTTATTTATGTTTTCAATGAGGTGGAATATCTCTCCAAAAC GCCACTATTGAGGTTACCTCTCTTTTGGCTGGTGATGACATTAAGTGGATTTTTGGGTCTGGCAATTAGCTTTACCTCTTtgtggtttcttcatcaaacagGGGCTACCACGTACAG CCTTGTGGGATCACTGAATAAGATTCCCCTGTCAATTGCTGGAATCCTTCTATTCAAAGTACCTACTAGTTTGGAAAACTCTGCAAGCATCTTTTTTG GTTTACTGGCGGGAGTATTTTTTGCGAGAGCCAAAATGCGGGAGAGATCTTAG
- the LOC110632713 gene encoding GDP-mannose transporter GONST1 isoform X2: MKSHENDEIDLEDGKLEKDRDKTARSNRVIKIQNQALLSGLAYCISSCSMILVNKLVLSTYDFNAGISLMLYQNLISVIIVSVLSFLGIISTEPLTWQLIKVWLPVNVIFVGMLVTSMFSLKYINVAMVTVLKNVTNVITALGEMYLFSKHHDSRVWAALFLMIISAISGGITDLSFHAVGYAWQIINCFLTASYSLTLRRVMDTAKQVTRSGNLNEFSMVLLNNTLSLPLGIILIYVFNEVEYLSKTPLLRLPLFWLVMTLSGFLGLAISFTSLWFLHQTGATTYSLVGSLNKIPLSIAGILLFKVPTSLENSASIFFGLLAGVFFARAKMRERS, from the exons ATGAAGTCTCATGAAAATGATGAAATTGACTTGGAAGATGGAAAGTTGGAAAAGGACAGAGACAAAACAGCACGTAGTAATAGAGTCATTAAAATACAAAATCAAGCCTTATTATCTGGCCTTGCATATTGCATTTCCTCCTGCAGTATGATACTGGTGAACAAGCTGGTGCTTTCCACCTACGATTTTAATGCCGGGATATCTTTGATGCTGTACCAG AATCTTATATCAGTGATTATTGTATCAGTATTGAGTTTTCTGGGCATAATATCAACTGAACCACTAACCTGGCAATTGATTAAGGTCTGGTTGCCTGTGAATGTTATATTTGTTGGAATGCTGGTTACAAGCATGTTTAG TTTGAAATACATTAATGTTGCTATGGTCACAGTCCTGAAGAATGTTACTAATGTGATAACTGCCCTTGGTGAAATGTATCTATTCAGTAAGCACCACGACAGCAGAGTATGGGCGGCTCTGTTCTTAATG ATCATTTCAGCAATTTCTGGAGGGATTACTGATCTGTCTTTTCATGCTGTTGGCTATGCATGGCAGATAATCAACTGTTTTTTAACTGCATCTTATTCT CTGACCCTACGGAGGGTCATGGATACAGCAAAGCAAGTCACCAGATCTGGAAACTTGAACGAGTTTTCAATGGTTTTGCTAAATAATACCCTATCATTACCTTTGGGAATTATTCTTATTTATGTTTTCAATGAGGTGGAATATCTCTCCAAAAC GCCACTATTGAGGTTACCTCTCTTTTGGCTGGTGATGACATTAAGTGGATTTTTGGGTCTGGCAATTAGCTTTACCTCTTtgtggtttcttcatcaaacagGGGCTACCACGTACAG CCTTGTGGGATCACTGAATAAGATTCCCCTGTCAATTGCTGGAATCCTTCTATTCAAAGTACCTACTAGTTTGGAAAACTCTGCAAGCATCTTTTTTG GTTTACTGGCGGGAGTATTTTTTGCGAGAGCCAAAATGCGGGAGAGATCTTAG
- the LOC110632714 gene encoding probable gamma-secretase subunit PEN-2, producing MEGSQTNSTTTSAAGPATTTGNPNSSSNSILSSAPVWPTVDGPLGLSEDESLSYARRFYKFGFALLPWLWAVNCFYFWPVLRHSRAFPRIRPYVVRSAAGFSVFTFLLCSWALTFAIGGEELFGPVWDKLVMYNVADRLGLTGWV from the exons ATGGAAGGGTCGCAGACTAATTCAACCACCACCAGCGCCGCCGGTCCTGCCACCACAACTGGCAACCCTAATTCCTCCAGCAATTCCATTTTATCATCAGCACCGGTGTGGCCCACTGTAGATGGCCCACTGGGTCTCTCGGAGGATGAATCGTTGAGCTATGCCCGCAGATTCTACAAATTCGGATTTGCGCTCTTGCCTTGGCTATGGGCAGTCAATTGCTTCTACTTCTGGCCAGTTCTCCGCCACTCCCGCGCCTTCCCTCGCATTCGCCCCT ATGTTGTGAGATCAGCGGCTGGATTCTCAGTATTCACATTTCTTCTTTGCTCGTGGGCCTTGACATTTGCCATTGGAGGGGAGGAACTCTTTGGCCCTGTTTGGGATAAACTTGTTATGTACAATGTTGCTGACAGATTAGGCTTGACGGGTTGGGTATAG